gcggtgaaccggtgacagggtcatgggcagccaaggctcattgatgcacgtggggagcgaaggctggcccgtgtggtccgatccaacagacgagctactgtagctcaaattgctaaaaaagtgaatgctggttctgatagaaaggtgtcagaacacacagtgcatcgcagtttgttgcgtatggggctgcgtagccacagaccagtcagagtgcccatgctgacccctgtccactgctgaaagcacctacaatgggcacatgatcatcagaactggaccacggagcaatggaagaaggtggcctgatctgatgaatcacgagttcaaggtgttgacttggcctccaaattccccagatctcaatccaatcgagcatctgtggaatgtgctggacaaacaagtccgatccatgaaggccccacctcgcaacttacaggacttaaaggatctgctgctaacgtcttggtgccagataccacagcacaccttcagaggtctagtggagtccatgcctcgacgggtcagggctgttttgggacctacacaatattaggcagatggtcataatgttatggctgatcggtgtatataggcTACGTGTGTATGTAAtgggattttattattattattattattattattattattattattattattattattattatgtacctagattgctccagtaaaacacagctgtataaattgtTAATTGTATGTTACCCTGGATAAGGATTATAATTATGTAGTTGACATGAGTGAACATGAGTGAATAACAAACCTTTGCTATATAATCCAATACTCCCCCCTTCCCCCACCCTGGATCACATCTCATGATTCATATGTTGGACTGAtaaccattttaaaataatgtttatgacacacaataaacattGTCTCTGTCCTTGGAATTTCAGAAATTAAGAGATTTTTAAAAATCTCTTAAAAACAATCTTATTTAACATTACAGTGTACGTGACTTAGgagatcaatacattttatttattcagatcCAATGAAGACATTATTTGGTAGCATCCTTCAAATGGCAAATGTTCAAATACTGGTATCAATTACATATTTAAAGGTATAACTACTAACAAGGGTCTTTTATTTCCACATTTCTCTACAAAATGGAATGagtttaaaataacattaaacaggGTCCATCACACACTTTTTGGGTAGACTAAATCAACTCAAAATACTAAGTTTAGAAGTTTATCAAGTTTTAATGTATAAATAGTATatagtggcttctgacaatacatTGAATTGCcatagggtacagatttgtacttgATCCataggtaggtcaaagttttgatttggcctGTCTTATGTGTTCCAGTGAATCACCAGCTGTAATGGCTAAGAGGATTAGACAAGATTTATTAACTGGCTCAGCAGTCACCTGTCACCACTGCCTCATAGCAACTGCAATGGAGTTGTACACAGTGACAGCCACGAGACGACGAGCTTGGGTCAGAACTACACCGTGATCTACAACAGGTGTTTTAACCCCAGAGACACAAGACACAATCCAGAAAAAGGCTTTACATATTTTCAAGGACAGACAAGGCTTTTGGCAAAAGGTAGTATAAATGCCTTAAATTGTAGGATGTTGCAGTGACTTCTGGGAGACTCCAGCACTTTAGACACACAGAATTTGTACTAATGCTTGAGAAAATGTAAGTTATTTATAGTGCTGGTGTCAGACTATGATCTGATTTTTGGAGCTTAGATTCTGTGATATTATGTTCTAATCGagtaaacatgcaaatacaattaaatatagaTCTTTATGTTCAAAGACATTGTGCGataattgttgtgtttttcttatgtttctcgtttttttaatagggttgGTCAATAGAATCTATTTTCTACAATCTCTACAACTCCAATATGGTCTTCAACATATTCTTGACTGTGGTACATTGGACCTTCAGGGGATTTATATGTTTCTCAAGATTTGTTTGGGTAAGTGAAAACAGGTTTCTCTATAACAAGGAAACAACATTTCACAAGAGtttccttttaaaaatgtacaagaCAGATTAAATTCCAGATTAATCAGCACAACTATAGATATGGCTGTAGAAGGATTATAGCTGTAAGTGATATGTAATGAGATGACATGATAATATGTTTTcatatttgctttatttattatttcaaatttaTTGATTtaggttattattatatataatgaacTGTAATTCAttatctttatttaaataattaattaattatccaatacattttcacattgaTCTCAGAACGggcagtttctttgcttttggcATCACATTATACAGCTGTGCTGCAGACACCTGATCGACCCCAGTGATCCCATTTGCCATCTTGATCATGCGCTGCAATTTGGCATGATCTTGAACACGCATGTTTCCGAAGGTGCAGATCAGGCCAAAGGACAGAACACTCTGCAAAACAGATTTATAGAACATATGGAGGATATGACAGTCTACTAAATGATTCAGTTTCATAAGAAAGAACAACCTCTGTTGTAGTTTCTTATACTTAATCCTTGCGCATTCAATGAATCTTAAGTGATCATCAATTTCAACTCCAAGGTATTTATAAGTTGAGACCCGCTCAACTAATTCACCATTAATCTTAGAAGAGGGAactattgtttttttccttctaaaaTCTATGACCATCTCTTTAGTTTTCTTTACATTAACCTCAAGAAAATTATCTGAACACCACTGAATAAAACCCTATATCTCCCTCTCAAAACCCTCCACCGACGAATTATCAGATTTTAGGAGcacttaattaaataattgtattgcattgtttGTCCAATTAAGGAATcgattaagcaattaagatcttggttggaacaaaaaccttcaggacagggggtcctccaggaccggttttgGAACCCCTGCAGTAGAGGAACTGCGTAGGTTTACTGATGTTTTGTGCTCTGTGGCCACATCCTTAAACACGTGTGTTTCTTTTCAGGTAAACCCATTCCAGGCTATTGCTGCTCCTCCTGCAAGAAAAGAGTCAAACATCACAAGGGTGACAAGACACTCCCTTCGGCAGGAAAAACATGgtatgtaaaaaatacaaatagttGGTATGGCTGCATGATGACTCCATTGGCTCCATTGTTGATGTGTTGTGAACCTCTTCCACtgctttgctttgtgttttccCAACCCATTTGTCCACAAGTAGGCAGTGACTGATGTGTCAATAATTGGAATTGTGTAAATATAAAGTATTGATTCCgttgtggaaaataaataactgaaggTGTACTTTGTACACATTTCCAGCAGATGGCACAAATATCATTACACAAAGCTTTTCTTCTGCTTGTCAGTTTGTTTCAGCCATTTTCTGGCATCAGAAGAGCAATGTGGCTGTACTTGTCATGTGGAAATCTGTTGTATTTTGGCACTGTCTGTCTTTGGTGTATACTGGATACAGACCTTACTGAGAAAAGGTCCTGTTTACCATAAAAAGAGAATTTGAAACATGTTAATTGTGTTTGCAAACATTCTGACCAACTATTTCACAAAACAGGAGCCAAACAGGAAAAGCTTTACTTTTATACACTGTCAAATACTTGTCAAAATAAGAACACCTGAGAAATTCCCTCTGAGCAAAGCGATGCTAAATTGGACAGGGAAGTGAGAAACCTGCAGAaactaaatttaatttgaaaaccaAAATGTAAGATGCTACTGGCTCTCTGCCCTGCATTTCTTCCCTGAGAGTTTTTGCCTTCTTAGGAGACAAAGTCTTATTGTTGGTTTCATGTTGGATGGAAACCCCCTCAGTCTCTGGCCTTGATATTATGAAGTCTCTCAATGTTTAAACGAGTGCATTGACCAATCAGAACCTTGCGTAACACTGAGTAACTCAGTACAACAATCGCAGGATTTTCAGACTGATAATTCACTGTGATATTCCctgcagtgttttaatttagtcCATTCAGATTTTTAGACAATTATTCTCCACCGGTTTGAGTTTTGATACTAGTTTTGTGAGAGTGGGACAGAAGTGTGAACGTGTGAGTTTGACTTGGAcattgaaaataatgaatgacTTCAGAGCATTCATTCTTGACCAGCCCACACACACTATAACTGCAGACTGCGTGAATGCCTTTTCTATATCTTTCCATGATAAAGACTGAGGCATCCCTCTTTTTGATAAGTGAATTTGTCTTCTAGGACTGGAGATACTCATGTTTCCTGTGGTTTTGCGACTAACTAACTAGCCAACCTTTTTCAATGGCCGCTTCTTTGTAGAAACAGGAATCTCTGGGGAGAAGTCAAACCGACATGACTTCAGTAACTTGGTGTGCAAGAGGCTGTCTAAAGCCGAGGGTGACATCCAGCTGCTGAAAACCCAGATTGTCAATGAAAAAATGTTATGGGAAAGGAAATTCCTGGAACTGCAGAGAAAACAGCAAGAACTGAGAGAGCAGGTATCCCCTTCCACAGGTATCTGAATGTTTGCCCAAAAGCTTGTATGTTTAAATGGCAGTGGTACTCTTAATTCTTGATCCAGTTTCTGTAAGGGTACGATGTTGAAATGTCAGGATTGTTTTGTTATAAACATGTATCAATGTTCGTGCCGATGTGGTGAATCAAATAATCTGTTCAAATCACACTAATTTATTCATGTTTGCAGTGCAtccaaccaaaataataataataattcagttcACTGATTCTGTGTTGAACTGTCTTCTCTTCATGTTGGCCAACGAACTCTGTGAACAAGCTGCAGCCCGCCCTCATGAGCCACCATAGAAAGATGCAGACTGCGATGTTCTTCAGTCAATCAAATTTGCACTGTGactaagttgttgtttttcttgcagCTCAGCTCAGAAATCTCAGCTGTGGAGCAGGAGGGCAATGGTTCGGGAGCTGGAAACCTctcagagagtgagagagcagATTATGAATCTTATGTCAAAGAGGACCAGGATGTTTTTTCGAGTGAGCAAAACCTTTCAATGCTACCTTATATTGAGTAATACATGCAATCACAGATAACATCTCCTGAGACTCTGTGTACTTGTCACATTATGATCTCTaactacaccgatcagccataacattatgaccatctgcctaatattgtgtaggtccccctttggccgccaaaacagccctgacctgtcctgtaagttgcgaggtggggcctctatggatcggacttgtttgtccagcacatctcacagatgctcgattggattgagatctggggaatttggaggccaagtcaacaccttgaactcgtgattcatcagaccaggccaccttcttccattgctccgtggtccagttctgatgctcacgtgcccattgtaggcacttttggcagtggacaggggtcagcatgggcactctgactggtctgcggctacgcagccccatacgcaacaaactgcgctgcactgtgtgttctgacacctttctatcagaaccagcattcactttttcagcaatttgagctacagtagctcgtctgttggatcggaccacacgggccagccttcgctccccacgtgcatcagtgagctgcagttttggagatgctctgacccagtcgtctagccctcacaatttggcccttgtcaaagtcgctcagat
This is a stretch of genomic DNA from Amia ocellicauda isolate fAmiCal2 chromosome 11, fAmiCal2.hap1, whole genome shotgun sequence. It encodes these proteins:
- the LOC136762816 gene encoding uncharacterized protein LOC136762816; this translates as MVFNIFLTVVHWTFRGFICFSRFVWVNPFQAIAAPPARKESNITRVTRHSLRQEKHETGISGEKSNRHDFSNLVCKRLSKAEGDIQLLKTQIVNEKMLWERKFLELQRKQQELREQLSSEISAVEQEGNGSGAGNLSESERADYESYVKEDQDVFSSGVLLPNRHEKIVAMPMKSSRRSDVSTDSLCHLSGSPLSLSSVYSSRRSSAASSNTRLRSLRNHSTPHRVFVPHSHLDLQIGHRVRVLMPSGRISTGTIQYLGYLSGMQDFCLGVELETAECGQHNGVYQGHCYFQCKPGHGAFVNFNKLLMVWE